One segment of Candidatus Saganbacteria bacterium DNA contains the following:
- the aspS gene encoding aspartate--tRNA ligase: MIKRTRNCGDLKKGDIDKEITINGWVHRRRDHGNLIFLDIRDRSGIVQVVVDSDKKNIHAVAEKIRPEFVIAVKGVIKARSSQSVNKNIPTGEIEVIPSDIEILNTAKTPAFEIADAIQPVDENTRLKYRYLDLRKDFMKDNLVLRHRILKAASDFLDTEGFLAIETPFLGKSTPEGARDYLVPSRVNPGKFYALPQSPQLYKQILMISGLEKYYQIARCFRDEDLRADRQPEFTQIDLEMSFVDAEDVLSLTERMVFHIIDTLKKTGYRNKDFPDVKLPLPRMSYKEAMDRFGNDKPDTRFGLELVDVSDIAKDSEFKVFSGAVRSGGVVKCINIEGGGKFSRSEITALEEEAKTCGAKGLAWIVIGEEDSKGPIAKFLKPEEVEAIKNKAKAKVGDLLIFVADTYHMACSVLSSIRLSLGKKLALIDPKKFSFLWVVDFPLFEYSETEKRWSSRHHPFTSPDGDLDALEERYKKDPGGVGAKAYDIVLNGVELGGGSIRIHRSDIQHKIFNILGLPEQLTRLQFGFFLDALEYGAPPHGGIALGVDRFVMMLVGAESIRDVIAFPKTQSAYCPLSEAPSEVDTKQLKELHIKPAL; this comes from the coding sequence ATGATAAAACGTACAAGGAACTGCGGCGATCTGAAAAAAGGCGATATCGATAAAGAGATAACCATCAACGGCTGGGTGCACAGAAGGAGAGACCACGGGAACCTGATATTTTTAGATATCCGGGACCGCTCCGGCATAGTCCAGGTCGTGGTGGATTCCGACAAAAAAAATATCCATGCTGTAGCGGAAAAAATAAGGCCCGAGTTTGTTATCGCGGTCAAAGGCGTCATCAAAGCCCGTTCTTCCCAGTCAGTCAATAAAAATATCCCGACAGGCGAGATCGAAGTTATACCTTCGGACATAGAGATTTTGAACACAGCCAAGACCCCTGCTTTTGAAATAGCCGATGCAATCCAGCCGGTGGATGAGAATACCAGATTGAAATACCGCTACCTCGACCTGCGGAAAGACTTCATGAAAGATAATCTGGTCTTAAGGCACAGGATATTAAAAGCGGCTTCTGATTTTCTTGACACCGAAGGTTTCCTTGCTATAGAGACCCCTTTTCTCGGGAAGAGCACCCCCGAGGGGGCCAGGGATTATCTCGTCCCGTCCCGGGTAAATCCCGGCAAGTTCTATGCGCTCCCGCAGTCACCCCAGTTATATAAGCAGATCCTCATGATCTCCGGGCTCGAAAAATATTACCAGATAGCCAGGTGTTTTAGGGATGAGGACCTGAGGGCGGACAGGCAGCCGGAGTTCACTCAGATAGACCTTGAGATGTCGTTCGTCGATGCGGAAGACGTCCTTTCTCTCACCGAACGGATGGTCTTTCATATCATTGATACTCTTAAAAAGACCGGTTATAGAAATAAAGACTTTCCTGACGTGAAACTTCCGCTCCCGAGGATGTCGTATAAAGAAGCTATGGACAGATTTGGCAATGATAAGCCGGATACGAGATTCGGTCTTGAGCTGGTCGATGTTTCAGATATCGCAAAGGATTCCGAGTTTAAAGTCTTTTCCGGTGCGGTAAGATCCGGAGGGGTCGTCAAATGCATCAATATCGAAGGCGGAGGAAAATTCTCGAGGAGCGAGATAACCGCTCTTGAAGAGGAAGCAAAGACATGCGGCGCAAAAGGGCTGGCATGGATCGTAATAGGAGAAGAGGACTCGAAAGGACCTATCGCAAAGTTCCTTAAGCCGGAAGAGGTAGAGGCTATTAAAAACAAGGCAAAAGCAAAGGTGGGAGATCTATTGATATTTGTTGCGGATACTTACCATATGGCTTGCAGTGTCCTGAGCTCGATAAGGCTCAGCCTCGGCAAAAAACTTGCGCTCATAGACCCGAAAAAGTTCAGCTTCCTCTGGGTAGTCGATTTTCCGCTGTTCGAGTACAGCGAGACAGAAAAAAGATGGTCATCGCGGCATCACCCGTTCACTTCTCCTGACGGAGACCTTGACGCTCTCGAAGAGAGATATAAAAAAGACCCGGGAGGGGTCGGGGCAAAAGCTTACGATATTGTTTTGAACGGCGTCGAACTAGGCGGCGGCAGCATCAGGATCCACAGGAGCGATATCCAGCATAAGATATTCAATATTCTTGGCCTGCCAGAGCAACTGACACGCCTGCAGTTCGGTTTTTTCCTTGACGCACTAGAATACGGCGCGCCCCCGCACGGAGGAATAGCTCTCGGTGTCGACAGGTTCGTGATGATGCTAGTGGGTGCTGAATCAATAAGGGACGTCATTGCATTTCCGAAGACACAATCGGCTTATTGCCCGCTTTCGGAAGCTCCGTCAGAGGTTGACACGAAGCAGCTGAAAGAGTTGCACATAAAACCGGCATTATGA
- the rpsO gene encoding 30S ribosomal protein S15 translates to MRTEEKKAVIDSSKINEKDCGSADVQIALLTKRIAELSGHLSTHLKDHHTRHGLLLMVGKRKRLISYLKRTEPKRYAKLAGNLGIK, encoded by the coding sequence ATGAGGACAGAAGAGAAAAAAGCGGTAATTGACAGCAGCAAGATCAACGAAAAAGACTGCGGTTCGGCCGATGTGCAGATAGCCCTGCTGACCAAAAGAATAGCCGAGCTTTCCGGCCATCTTTCCACTCACCTAAAAGACCATCACACGCGGCACGGGCTGCTGCTCATGGTCGGAAAAAGGAAAAGGCTTATCAGCTATCTCAAAAGGACCGAACCCAAAAGGTACGCTAAACTTGCCGGAAATCTGGGAATTAAATGA
- a CDS encoding adenylosuccinate synthase — MPVTIIVGSQWGDEGKGKITDLLSKDMDMVVRYQGGNNAGHTVVIDDKVFKLHLIPSGIFYPRVTCVIGNGVVVDPAVLLDEMETLRAQGIEPSNLKISAKAHVIFPYHRFIDQAQEKKREAGRIGTTSRGIGPCYVDKFNRRGIRIGDLFNEEILKEKLRWNIDEKGFLLKNFYNMDFPLDFDEILNDYLGHARMIKKYVVEDISVLVSEACRNGKNILLEGAQGTMLDVDHGTYPYVTSSNPVSGGACTGAGIGPKLIDNVIGVVKAYVTRVGSGPFVTEIVSDIGDFLREKGGEYGATTGRPRRCGWFDSVVLRYAARINGLTHLAVTKLDVLDGLPSIKLCTAYRYDKKEMSEFPSDLRILEKCEPVYEEMPGWKTDTTSARSFSDLPDNAKKYLERISGLAGVPISLVSIGAERGKIIRL, encoded by the coding sequence ATGCCGGTAACGATAATAGTTGGGTCCCAGTGGGGAGATGAAGGCAAGGGAAAGATCACGGACCTGCTTTCAAAGGATATGGACATGGTGGTGCGCTATCAGGGAGGCAACAACGCGGGCCATACGGTCGTCATCGATGACAAGGTCTTCAAGCTCCATCTTATACCGTCGGGGATTTTCTATCCCAGAGTGACCTGCGTCATCGGCAACGGCGTCGTGGTGGACCCAGCGGTGCTCCTTGACGAGATGGAGACCCTGCGCGCGCAGGGGATAGAACCCAGCAATCTGAAGATCAGCGCCAAAGCGCACGTGATATTTCCTTATCACAGGTTTATCGACCAGGCGCAGGAAAAAAAACGCGAAGCCGGACGCATCGGGACCACTTCAAGAGGGATAGGTCCCTGTTATGTCGACAAATTCAACCGGAGGGGCATCAGGATAGGAGACCTCTTCAACGAAGAGATCCTTAAGGAAAAGCTCAGGTGGAACATCGACGAAAAGGGATTTCTACTGAAGAACTTTTATAATATGGATTTCCCTCTGGATTTCGACGAGATCCTGAACGATTACCTGGGACACGCCAGGATGATAAAAAAATATGTCGTCGAGGATATTTCAGTGCTCGTGTCGGAAGCATGCCGGAACGGCAAAAATATCCTTCTCGAGGGCGCGCAGGGAACAATGCTTGATGTCGATCACGGGACATATCCTTATGTGACTTCTTCAAATCCGGTTTCCGGAGGGGCCTGCACCGGTGCAGGCATTGGTCCGAAACTGATCGACAACGTGATCGGAGTGGTAAAAGCTTACGTTACGAGGGTAGGGTCCGGTCCTTTTGTGACCGAGATCGTCTCGGATATCGGCGACTTTTTGAGGGAAAAGGGCGGCGAGTACGGGGCGACTACGGGAAGGCCGAGGCGCTGCGGATGGTTTGACTCGGTGGTCCTGAGATATGCCGCCAGGATAAACGGCCTTACGCACCTGGCTGTCACAAAGCTCGATGTCCTGGACGGCCTGCCTTCGATAAAACTTTGCACGGCCTACAGATATGATAAAAAGGAAATGAGCGAATTTCCGTCGGACCTCAGGATACTTGAAAAATGCGAGCCTGTTTACGAAGAGATGCCCGGATGGAAGACAGACACCACTTCGGCAAGATCGTTCTCCGATCTCCCGGACAATGCCAAAAAGTATCTTGAAAGGATCTCCGGTCTCGCCGGAGTGCCTATATCGCTGGTTTCAATAGGAGCGGAGCGCGGCAAAATAATAAGGTTATGA
- a CDS encoding DUF366 family protein codes for MKCKFINKQIDYTGEQLRPHYIYENFDLEGDAIISFTGKCEVKQHMVDLADSKKKEFIRSSLMLHFLAEHFDNDLEKTILRKRLLISIIMEETHRMAGKLIFLRKDNGLYQKDRKLTVAVATASNVSTLIHAGVNISSKDTPVKTASLSEYGIDPKKLGERVIKKYIDEMRSIMASRAKVKGVR; via the coding sequence ATGAAATGTAAATTCATCAACAAGCAGATCGATTACACAGGCGAACAGTTGAGGCCGCATTATATCTATGAGAATTTCGATCTGGAAGGTGATGCTATAATCTCGTTCACGGGAAAATGCGAAGTCAAACAGCATATGGTAGACCTTGCTGACAGCAAAAAGAAAGAATTCATCCGCAGCTCCCTGATGCTCCATTTTCTTGCCGAGCATTTCGATAATGACCTGGAAAAGACGATCCTAAGGAAAAGGCTGCTGATATCCATTATCATGGAAGAAACCCACAGGATGGCCGGAAAGCTGATATTTCTCAGGAAAGATAACGGCTTATACCAAAAGGACAGAAAATTGACCGTGGCAGTTGCGACAGCTTCAAATGTCTCGACACTGATCCACGCCGGGGTAAATATTTCTTCAAAGGACACCCCGGTAAAGACAGCAAGTCTTAGCGAGTACGGGATCGACCCGAAAAAACTCGGGGAGCGAGTGATAAAAAAGTACATTGATGAAATGCGCTCGATCATGGCGTCAAGAGCGAAAGTGAAAGGTGTCAGATGA
- a CDS encoding bifunctional riboflavin kinase/FAD synthetase, translating into MKTTKDLKNFKESSSVVAIGTFDGFHLGHKKVIASAVAFAKAKKLPSVVLTFDPHPQKALHPGRQIKMLSTADERACLVEALSPDHFVVAKFDRNFSSMNYKKFVNDILLKKLKVKHIFVGKDYVFGRGKEGNLSKLKKLGKEFGFSVTGVTDKKEAGRVVKSTLIRHLIEKGEFSHALNLLGHPYLICGKVISGRGRGALLGYPTANVAVGPEKLVPCDGVYACHVMINGKKYKGAVNIGRRPTFIEKDRTIEVFILNFRSDIRGKKLRLFLEKRLRSEKKFNNVKTLIRAIGHDAKIAERILV; encoded by the coding sequence ATGAAGACGACAAAAGACCTGAAAAATTTCAAAGAAAGCTCCTCAGTTGTCGCTATCGGCACTTTTGACGGTTTTCATCTCGGCCATAAAAAAGTCATAGCCTCGGCGGTCGCTTTCGCAAAGGCGAAAAAACTTCCCTCGGTTGTGCTCACCTTTGATCCGCACCCGCAAAAAGCGCTTCACCCCGGCAGGCAGATAAAGATGCTTTCCACGGCAGATGAAAGAGCCTGCCTGGTCGAAGCCCTGTCTCCGGATCATTTTGTGGTGGCAAAGTTCGACAGGAACTTCAGCAGCATGAATTATAAAAAATTCGTAAATGATATCCTTCTCAAAAAATTGAAGGTAAAGCATATCTTTGTGGGAAAAGATTATGTTTTCGGCAGGGGAAAAGAAGGGAACCTGTCTAAATTAAAAAAACTCGGAAAAGAATTCGGGTTCAGCGTCACGGGCGTCACGGACAAAAAAGAAGCGGGAAGGGTCGTAAAAAGCACCTTGATAAGGCATCTTATAGAAAAAGGCGAATTCTCTCATGCTTTGAACCTTCTGGGGCATCCTTATCTTATCTGCGGGAAAGTCATTTCCGGAAGAGGGAGAGGAGCTCTTTTGGGATATCCTACGGCTAATGTGGCGGTCGGGCCTGAGAAGCTTGTCCCGTGTGACGGTGTCTACGCCTGTCATGTCATGATAAATGGCAAAAAATACAAAGGGGCCGTTAATATCGGCAGGCGCCCGACCTTCATTGAGAAAGACAGGACGATAGAGGTCTTTATCCTGAACTTCAGGTCAGATATCAGGGGAAAGAAACTCCGCCTTTTTCTTGAGAAGAGGCTCCGGTCCGAAAAAAAGTTCAATAATGTAAAGACTTTGATCAGGGCTATAGGGCATGATGCCAAGATTGCGGAAAGAATCCTTGTGTGA
- the purL gene encoding phosphoribosylformylglycinamidine synthase subunit PurL: MDEKIVAEHGLSKEEFNKIKTILGREPNIVELGMYSVLWSEHCSYKSSKIYLKQFPTKGPHILQGPGENAGIIDIGDGYAITMKIESHNHPSQVEPFQGAATGVGGIVRDVFTMGARPIASLNSLRFGPLSEPHNRYLFDGVVAGISSYGNCLGLPTVAGEVYFDPSYSGNCLVNAMCVGIVKIQNKSKTQNPNEESEIPDVIVKAKAEGIGNPVLYVGSSTGRDGIHGATFASVELNEDSTERRSNVQVGDPFTEKLLIEACLELLKTGNVIGMQDMGAAGMTSSTSEMSSRGGCGMEIDISRVPQREEAMTPYEIMLSESQERMVVVMKKGTEDDAFRIFKKWGLNAVVMGKVTDDGSLTIKVKDKVVAQVPARSLADDAPVYERPVEQILNPLRLRSGQAKSEIRNKSKIINSKSGYNKHLLSLLSDPNIASKAWVYEQYDHMVQTNTSVLPGKGDAAVLRIKGTDKMIALTTDGNGRYCYFDPYKGGMIAVAEAARNLVCVGAKPMAVTDCLNFGNPEKPQIMQQFKLCVKGLADACRAFETPVVSGNVSFYNETDKAAIYPTPVIGMLGRIDKNACCDMAFRDNGDIIVLLGVNKEEQGECPDIDIELEKSVQKTAYEAIKIGAVKSAHDTSEGGLAAALSECCIEGGRGAVVTFDEKIDNGSLLFDETQSRIILTIDPSQIFVLNDIAMLNKTPVDIIGKVSGKSLKISNGKKKLIDMPVNRLSTAYKSAISDIMGA; this comes from the coding sequence ATGGACGAAAAAATCGTTGCCGAACACGGTCTCAGCAAAGAAGAATTCAATAAAATAAAGACGATCCTCGGAAGAGAGCCCAATATCGTAGAACTGGGAATGTACAGCGTCCTCTGGAGCGAGCACTGCTCATATAAGAGCTCTAAAATATACCTCAAGCAATTTCCCACAAAAGGGCCGCATATTCTTCAGGGGCCGGGAGAAAATGCGGGGATAATCGATATCGGCGACGGTTACGCGATCACTATGAAGATAGAATCCCACAATCATCCCAGCCAGGTGGAACCTTTCCAGGGCGCGGCGACAGGAGTAGGAGGGATAGTCAGGGATGTTTTTACGATGGGAGCCAGGCCGATAGCCTCATTAAATTCACTCAGGTTCGGTCCGCTTTCGGAACCACATAATAGATATCTGTTCGATGGTGTAGTGGCCGGCATTTCTTCCTACGGGAATTGTCTGGGGCTGCCGACAGTCGCGGGAGAGGTCTATTTTGACCCTTCATATAGCGGGAATTGCCTGGTGAATGCGATGTGTGTGGGGATAGTAAAAATCCAAAATAAATCCAAAACTCAAAATCCAAATGAAGAATCGGAAATACCCGATGTGATAGTAAAGGCAAAAGCAGAAGGAATAGGAAACCCGGTACTTTATGTGGGCTCTTCGACCGGACGGGACGGGATACACGGGGCGACGTTCGCATCGGTGGAGTTGAATGAGGATTCTACCGAGAGAAGGTCCAATGTCCAGGTAGGCGACCCTTTCACGGAAAAATTATTGATCGAAGCCTGTCTTGAGCTTCTCAAGACCGGCAATGTCATCGGCATGCAGGACATGGGCGCGGCAGGGATGACTTCCTCAACATCCGAAATGTCTTCCAGGGGAGGATGCGGGATGGAGATCGATATTTCCAGGGTCCCCCAGAGAGAAGAGGCCATGACCCCTTACGAGATAATGCTTTCCGAATCGCAGGAAAGAATGGTCGTCGTGATGAAAAAAGGGACAGAAGACGATGCCTTCAGGATATTCAAAAAATGGGGGCTTAACGCCGTCGTAATGGGAAAAGTTACGGATGACGGGAGCCTGACGATAAAGGTCAAGGACAAGGTGGTCGCGCAGGTCCCTGCGCGCTCCCTTGCGGATGATGCGCCAGTTTATGAGAGACCTGTTGAGCAAATCCTAAATCCCCTTCGACTCCGCTCAGGGCAAGCGAAATCCGAAATTCGAAACAAATCCAAAATAATAAATTCAAAATCCGGATATAATAAACACCTGTTATCGCTTTTATCTGATCCTAATATTGCGAGCAAGGCGTGGGTCTATGAGCAGTATGACCATATGGTCCAAACGAATACTTCCGTGCTTCCGGGCAAAGGTGACGCGGCGGTGCTCCGGATAAAAGGGACCGATAAGATGATCGCGCTCACCACGGACGGTAACGGCAGATACTGCTATTTTGATCCCTATAAAGGCGGGATGATAGCTGTTGCCGAAGCGGCAAGGAACCTTGTCTGTGTCGGAGCCAAGCCGATGGCGGTGACCGACTGCCTCAATTTCGGGAACCCTGAAAAACCGCAGATAATGCAGCAGTTTAAGCTTTGCGTGAAGGGGCTGGCTGACGCGTGCAGGGCCTTTGAAACGCCTGTCGTGTCGGGGAATGTAAGCTTTTACAACGAGACTGACAAAGCCGCCATTTATCCGACGCCCGTCATAGGGATGCTTGGCAGAATAGACAAAAACGCGTGCTGCGATATGGCTTTCAGGGATAATGGAGACATCATCGTGCTTTTGGGGGTCAATAAAGAGGAACAGGGAGAGTGCCCTGACATCGACATAGAACTTGAAAAAAGCGTGCAAAAAACAGCGTATGAAGCTATAAAGATCGGCGCCGTAAAAAGCGCCCACGATACTTCGGAAGGCGGCCTTGCCGCGGCTCTTTCCGAATGCTGCATAGAGGGCGGCAGGGGAGCGGTGGTAACGTTTGACGAAAAAATTGACAACGGGTCTCTTCTATTTGACGAGACACAGTCCAGGATAATCCTGACGATAGATCCTTCCCAGATATTCGTCCTAAATGATATCGCGATGCTTAACAAGACCCCTGTCGATATCATAGGAAAGGTCTCGGGAAAAAGCCTGAAGATCAGTAACGGAAAGAAAAAGCTCATCGACATGCCGGTCAACAGACTTTCCACTGCATATAAGAGCGCAATTTCCGATATAATGGGAGCTTAA
- the queC gene encoding 7-cyano-7-deazaguanine synthase QueC has product MKSIVLLSGGIDSLVSIAQAKNETEVVLALFFDYGQKALARERQAAEAIAGHYAVPFKPIKLDWLQSITKTALVNKNVQLPVITEVTLGRQLEIKQESAKAVWVPNRNAVFISIAASFAEAAAADLIITGFNSEEAATFPDNSLQFVNIENQLLRLSTLNKPKVTSYVQSYNKGGIINMGVKLGVPFDLVWSCYGSGRAGKMCSECESCARSIRALKQTGNWELMKDKFFIEEKI; this is encoded by the coding sequence ATGAAAAGCATAGTCCTTTTATCAGGCGGCATCGATTCCCTCGTCTCAATTGCGCAGGCAAAGAACGAAACAGAAGTAGTCCTTGCGCTGTTCTTTGATTACGGGCAGAAAGCGCTTGCCAGGGAGCGCCAGGCAGCGGAAGCTATCGCCGGACATTATGCCGTGCCGTTCAAACCGATAAAACTGGACTGGCTCCAATCCATAACAAAGACCGCCCTTGTCAATAAAAATGTCCAGCTTCCCGTGATAACCGAAGTGACGCTCGGCAGGCAGCTCGAGATAAAACAGGAGAGCGCAAAAGCGGTATGGGTCCCCAACAGGAACGCGGTATTTATCAGCATCGCCGCGTCTTTCGCGGAAGCGGCGGCCGCGGACCTGATCATCACCGGGTTTAACAGCGAAGAAGCCGCCACCTTTCCAGATAATTCCCTCCAGTTCGTGAACATCGAAAACCAGCTCCTCAGGCTGTCGACTTTGAACAAACCGAAAGTGACGAGCTACGTGCAGAGCTATAACAAAGGCGGCATCATCAACATGGGGGTAAAGCTCGGGGTCCCGTTCGATCTGGTATGGTCATGCTACGGTAGCGGGAGAGCGGGAAAGATGTGTTCCGAGTGCGAAAGCTGCGCAAGAAGTATCAGGGCGCTCAAACAGACCGGTAACTGGGAACTGATGAAAGATAAATTTTTTATCGAAGAAAAAATATGA
- a CDS encoding polyribonucleotide nucleotidyltransferase gives MIHESSIELSGRNLKFETGKLAQQASGSVVVRFGDTVLIATATVSEKIRKDIDYFPLVVDYEEKMYAVGKIPGGFFKREGRPTEKAILTSRLIDRPIRPLFPDGFKNDVQIVVTPLSVDESNPPDVIAIIAASAAISISEIPFQGPIGAVRVARIDGKFIAYPTNEEMEKSDLDLVFAGDREEISMIEAKGDEIPEAVVIDAIKFGHKYINQVIDFQEEFKKKAGVPVMQFKVTMPDEKLEAYVVKEATGKIKEALYITNNEKQKDRLAVIENELVEKIKDGPDEHLKTVIKEKVSDLYAIMKSIEKKLVRHMIINEDKRPDGRKMDEVRPVTCEIGILPRAHGSAVFTRGMTQALTVVTLGAKGDAQIIDGLDAEKSEKCFMHHYNMPAYSVGEVRPLRGPGRREIGHGALAEKALLPVIPPEEEFPYTIRLVSEILGSNGSSSMASTCGSSLALMDAGAPIKAAVSGIAMGLVTEGKKFKILTDLQGLEDFLGDMDFKIAGSARGITAIQLDTKIKGLSMEIVEKTFAQAKTGRDFILNKMLEAISSPRKDLSEFAPRVISFSINTEKIGMVIGPGGKNIKKIIEDTKCQIDIEDDGRVFITSVDAAMAREAKARIDEIAMDAEIGKVYHGEVVKIMNFGAFVEILPGKDGMVHISKLANRRVNKVEDVVSVGDKVDVRVTEIDAQGRINLTMVI, from the coding sequence ATGATCCACGAATCAAGTATCGAGCTTTCGGGCCGCAACCTCAAGTTTGAAACAGGCAAATTAGCCCAGCAGGCTTCAGGTTCCGTCGTAGTGCGTTTCGGAGATACCGTCCTCATAGCCACAGCCACTGTCTCGGAAAAGATCCGCAAAGACATTGATTATTTTCCTCTGGTAGTTGATTACGAAGAAAAGATGTACGCTGTCGGGAAGATCCCCGGAGGCTTTTTCAAGCGCGAGGGCAGGCCTACCGAAAAGGCGATCCTAACCTCAAGGCTGATAGACCGGCCGATAAGGCCGCTGTTCCCCGACGGTTTCAAGAACGATGTTCAGATCGTCGTCACTCCGCTTTCTGTGGATGAGAGCAATCCGCCCGATGTCATAGCAATAATCGCGGCGTCCGCGGCTATTTCTATCTCAGAGATACCATTTCAGGGGCCGATCGGAGCGGTGAGAGTGGCGCGTATTGACGGGAAATTCATCGCGTATCCGACGAACGAAGAAATGGAAAAAAGCGACCTTGACCTGGTATTCGCGGGTGACAGGGAAGAGATCTCCATGATAGAGGCAAAGGGAGACGAGATCCCCGAAGCGGTCGTAATAGACGCGATAAAATTCGGCCATAAATATATCAACCAGGTGATCGACTTCCAGGAAGAATTCAAGAAAAAGGCCGGGGTCCCGGTGATGCAGTTCAAAGTCACAATGCCTGACGAAAAACTCGAGGCTTATGTCGTTAAGGAAGCGACCGGAAAAATAAAAGAAGCGCTTTATATCACCAATAATGAAAAACAAAAGGACAGGCTTGCGGTGATTGAGAACGAGCTGGTGGAAAAAATAAAAGACGGCCCGGACGAGCATCTTAAAACGGTCATAAAAGAAAAGGTGTCCGACCTGTACGCGATAATGAAATCAATAGAGAAAAAACTTGTCCGCCATATGATAATCAACGAGGATAAAAGGCCGGACGGCAGAAAGATGGATGAGGTAAGGCCGGTCACCTGCGAGATAGGCATCCTTCCGAGGGCGCACGGGTCCGCGGTCTTTACGAGGGGCATGACGCAGGCCCTGACGGTAGTTACTCTTGGAGCAAAAGGCGACGCGCAGATAATCGACGGCCTTGACGCGGAAAAAAGCGAAAAGTGCTTCATGCACCATTACAATATGCCTGCTTACAGCGTAGGAGAGGTAAGGCCTCTCAGAGGCCCCGGAAGGCGCGAGATCGGGCACGGGGCTTTAGCCGAAAAAGCACTTCTGCCGGTAATACCGCCTGAAGAAGAGTTCCCTTATACTATAAGGCTCGTCTCGGAAATTCTAGGTTCCAACGGTTCATCTTCGATGGCCTCTACATGCGGAAGCTCTCTTGCTTTGATGGACGCCGGAGCGCCGATCAAAGCGGCTGTATCCGGAATAGCCATGGGACTTGTGACAGAGGGCAAAAAGTTCAAGATACTGACAGATCTCCAGGGGCTCGAGGATTTTCTCGGCGATATGGACTTTAAGATAGCCGGGTCCGCGAGAGGGATAACTGCCATCCAGCTTGACACAAAGATAAAAGGGCTTTCTATGGAGATAGTCGAAAAGACTTTCGCCCAGGCAAAAACGGGCCGCGACTTTATATTAAATAAAATGCTCGAAGCGATCTCATCACCGAGAAAAGATCTTTCCGAGTTCGCGCCGAGGGTCATCTCCTTCTCGATCAATACCGAGAAGATCGGCATGGTGATCGGACCGGGCGGAAAGAACATCAAAAAGATAATCGAAGACACTAAATGCCAGATAGACATCGAGGACGACGGCAGGGTGTTCATCACCTCGGTAGATGCCGCGATGGCCAGAGAAGCCAAAGCGCGCATCGACGAGATAGCGATGGACGCGGAAATCGGCAAGGTCTATCACGGCGAGGTCGTAAAGATCATGAATTTCGGGGCTTTTGTCGAGATACTTCCCGGAAAAGACGGGATGGTCCATATCTCAAAACTCGCGAACCGCAGGGTGAATAAAGTGGAAGATGTGGTGAGCGTCGGCGATAAAGTCGATGTCAGGGTGACCGAGATAGATGCCCAGGGCCGGATCAACCTCACGATGGTGATTTAG
- a CDS encoding lipid II flippase Amj family protein gives MNALVFVCIFTGLIHFFETLSSSMRLAGVRTKQIATSLAFVNTAFLIARMSNMLQAPLLGGMVDMAILNNNPGDLANKFRIVIFCAFIGNVAGALLIPFFVNIFEEAIYIFERKGSIPKLMAESLKPRNIKKVIRSFRLPDAGSFSNISLKNISPTFLILNFFMVSIYAIGVLSSLFAGAQVPEFRTTASQLSGIVNGMATILLALMVDPTCAFITDQAVRGKRSENDVRSMVFYIVLGRILGTLILSQLLFWPASEYIKNTTMFVKSMFVR, from the coding sequence ATGAACGCCCTTGTATTTGTCTGCATATTTACCGGTCTGATACATTTTTTTGAGACGCTGTCATCATCCATGAGGCTGGCCGGGGTAAGGACAAAGCAGATAGCGACTTCGCTGGCTTTTGTCAACACGGCTTTTTTGATAGCAAGGATGTCTAACATGCTCCAGGCCCCGCTTCTCGGCGGCATGGTGGACATGGCGATACTCAACAACAATCCGGGAGACCTTGCCAATAAATTCAGGATAGTCATCTTCTGCGCTTTTATAGGGAACGTGGCAGGCGCTTTATTGATCCCGTTTTTCGTCAATATCTTCGAGGAAGCCATCTATATCTTCGAAAGAAAAGGTTCCATCCCAAAACTGATGGCCGAATCTCTAAAACCAAGAAATATAAAAAAGGTCATCAGATCTTTCAGGCTGCCGGACGCGGGTTCTTTCAGTAATATATCTTTAAAGAACATATCTCCCACATTCCTGATCCTTAATTTCTTTATGGTATCGATATATGCCATAGGCGTCCTTTCGTCACTGTTCGCGGGAGCGCAGGTGCCGGAGTTCAGGACCACGGCATCCCAGCTGTCCGGTATAGTCAACGGCATGGCCACGATATTGCTTGCTCTGATGGTCGACCCGACCTGCGCGTTCATAACCGACCAGGCGGTAAGGGGCAAAAGGAGCGAGAACGACGTGCGTTCAATGGTGTTCTATATTGTCTTGGGCAGGATACTGGGGACGCTTATCTTATCACAACTGTTATTCTGGCCGGCCTCCGAATACATTAAAAATACAACAATGTTCGTTAAATCAATGTTTGTGCGATGA